TTGCGCTGGAACGAACGCCTCGCGATGACCAAGGAAGTGGTCGGCGGGGGCGCCGGCTGGATGGCGAACAAACCCGTCGGCACCACCTTCCCCTTTTGGGAGGCGGCCAACGAGATGATCCGCGTCAGCGACAACACCGCCACCAACCTGCTGATCAAACGGGTTGGCGGCAAAACCATCCTCAATGCCCGCTTCCAAGCCCTGGGCCTCACCAACACGGCGGTGAACAACTGGCTGCCGGATTTGGACGGCACGAACACCACCAGCGCCTATGACCTGGCGCGCTCCATCGCCCTGGTGGATACGGGGGAAAAGCTCAGCCCGCGAGCGCGCGATCTCTTCCGTGAGGTCATGGGCCGATCCCGCACCAACACCCTGTTGCCCCTCGGCATGTTGATGGGACTGGGGGGCGACTCCGCGAACCCCGACAACGAACTCATGGCCCACGGGGTGACCGTCTACAACAAAACCGGCGACATCGGCATTGCCTACGCCGATGCCGGCCTGATCGAACTCCCAGACGGCAAGCGGGCCGTGGCGGCCTTCATGGTCAAAGGCCCCTTCAACGACCCGCGCTCCACCAACTTGATCCGGGCCATGGCTGGAGAAATCGCGAAGAGCCTGGTGCGCAAACCGGCCCCCGCTCCAGCCAAGCCCAAAAAGCCCACCGCCTAGGGAGAGCGTCGATGCTGCCTGTCCTCCTCGCCGCCAGCCCCGCCGCCGCCCCCCTGCTGCGCCCTCAAGAGGTCCGCGCGCTGCCGGGACGCCTCGATGGGGTTTTGATGCTGAACGACAACAACCCCGAACTCATCAGCGGGCCAGGGATCCTGCTCTCCACCTTTGGGGGGAGCAGCCACCTGGACGTGCCCCTCAACGGGCGCTTCGACCTCTTCAGCCACCACGTCTACGCGGGCACCCCCGAGCAACCGGACTCCACCATCTGGCTCGCGGTGGTGGCCCAACCGCGGGGCGATCAACCCGTTCAACTGAGCCTCTTGAGCGGCTCCACCGCCCTCTCCCAGGCCACCGATGGCCGTGAGGCCCAAGCGCCCTTCCTGCCGCTGCCGGAGCGGATGCGTCAGGACGGCTCCACCTACGCCGGTCCGGGTAGTCGAGTCGCCACAGAACTGCTCCTGCGCCAGCGCAATCCGGACCTGCCCAAACGCTGGACCCTGGCCCCAGGCGCCCCGACCACCCTGCTGCTGCTGCCCATTCCCGTGCAGGGCCTCGATCCCCTGCTGAATGGCCGCAATCTGCAGCTCCGGCTCCAGGCCAGCGGCCCGATCAGCGTGGCGACCCTGGCTGCCTTTGGAGAGGGGAACAAACCCCCAAGCACGTCTGCCCTGCAACAACTCCTGGCCTCTGGCGTCCTGAGTCCTAAGGAGCACAAACCCACCCCGCGGGGCGCCCTCGGGCGCATGGTCTATTCCCGGGTCAGCGGCGTGCAAGTCGGCAGCACCTGGAGCGCTGTCATCACCGACCCCGGTCAACCCTGCCTCTCGAGCACCTCAGCGCCCCTCTCCTGGCCGATCGCATCCCTGGAGCGCGGCACCCTGGGAACCGCCCAGGTGCAGACCGCAGAACTCAAAGCCCACTACCCCGGCACCGCCTGGGCCGCCCACGGCAACTACGGCGTCGCCTACGACATCCGAATCCCCCTCTGCAATCGCTCCAAGAGCAGCACCGAACTGGCTGTCGCCTTGGAGTCGCCGCTGAAAACCGACCAGGCCATCGGTGGACTGCGCTTCAACAGCAGCCCCTCCCGCTCCGTGATGTTTCGCGGCACGGTCGAACTCAGCGGCCTCGACGGTGATGCCAGCCGCCAGAGCTTTCATCTCGTGCAGCGGGCCGGAGCGCAGGGCCCGGAACTCGGCCGCATTCGGCTGGCCGCCGGGGGCAAGCGGGAACTGCGGGTGCGCCTGATTTACCCCGCGGATGCCACCCCGCCCCAAGTGCTCAGCCTGCTGCCTGTGAAACAATCGCCAGCACCGCCAGACAGCCTCCAGCCGTGACGCAAGCCCGCAAGCGCAGGGTCTTTCCCTTCACCGCCATCGTGGGTCAGGAGGAGATGAAGCTGGCCCTGCTGTTGAACGTGATCGATCCGCGCATTGGCGGCGTGATGATCATGGGCGACCGCGGCACCGGCAAGAGCACCACGATCCGGGCCCTGGCTGATCTGCTGCCCGAGATCGATGTGGTCGCCGGGGACCCTTACAACAGCTCCGCCCAAGACCCCGATCTGCAGAGCAGTGAGGTGCGTCAGCGCGCCGACCAGGGGGAGCAACTCCCCACCGAGAAGCGCCAGGTGCCGATGGTGGACCTGCCCCTGGGGGCCACCGAAGACCGCCTCTGCGGAACCATCGATATCGAGAAGGCCCTGAGCGAAGGTGTCCGCGCCTTTGAGCCCGGCCTGCTGGCCAAAGCCAACCGCGGCCTGCTCTACGTCGACGAAGTTAACCTGCTCGATGACCACCTGGTGGACGTGCTGCTCGACTCCGCCGCCTCCGGCTGGAACACAGTCGAACGGGAAGGCGTCAGCGTCCGCCACCCGGCCCGCTTCGTGCTGATTGGCTCGGGCAACCCGGAAGAAGGCGAACTTCGTCCCCAGCTGCTCGACCGTTTCGGCATGAGCGTCGAAGTGCGGACCGTCCGCGACCCCGAACTGCGGGTGCAGGTCGTGGACCAGCGCACCGCCTTTGACAACGATCCCGACGGCTTCAACAACGCCGTCCAAGGCACCCAAGACGGCCTGCAGGCCCGGGTGGTGGAAGCCCAGAACCGTCTGCCCCACGTCCAGATCGATGACGACCTGCGGGTTCGTATCTCCGCGATCTGCGGCGAGCTGGATGTGGACGGCCTGCGGGGCGACATCGTGACCAACCGGGCTGCCCGGGCCCTGGCCGCCTTCGAAGGCCGCACCGAGGTCACTGAAGACGATGTGGCCCGCGTGGCCGCCTGCTGCCTGCGTCACCGCCTGCGCAAGGATCCCCTGGAGCAGATCGACTCCGGCGATCGGGTCGTCAAGGTCTTCTGCAAGGTCTTCGAGCGCCCCGAAAGCAGCGACAAGGCCGCCTTCGAACTGGCCCTCGCCGCCTGAGGCCCTTGCGGATCCTCGGCATCGATCCCGGTCTGGCTCGTGTGGGCTACGGCGTGATTGATGTCGAGGAGGGCCCCGGTGGGGCCCAAACCATGCTTGATTGCGGGATCATCCGCACGGACCCCGGCCGTAGCGATGGCGATCGGATGGTCGAAATCGCCAAGGACCTGCGGGTGCTGATCCGCACCTGGAAGCCGCAGCTAGCGGCCGTCGAGAAATTCTTCTTCTACCGCTCCAGCACCACCATCTCCG
This DNA window, taken from Synechococcus sp. LTW-R, encodes the following:
- a CDS encoding serine hydrolase, which encodes MGAGRSQRSNRSSWGAPVRLVLRLLVMGLGLGVIAGTGLKLLAPKLGQGAAQAAKPQSLLVPPGRPLPRGLALGRFEPRLQLTTLSKRWAELAAQYKDLTVSGYLLVLDDGRFAELAPQRPLPAASSIKTPILLVGLEDLDAGKLRWNERLAMTKEVVGGGAGWMANKPVGTTFPFWEAANEMIRVSDNTATNLLIKRVGGKTILNARFQALGLTNTAVNNWLPDLDGTNTTSAYDLARSIALVDTGEKLSPRARDLFREVMGRSRTNTLLPLGMLMGLGGDSANPDNELMAHGVTVYNKTGDIGIAYADAGLIELPDGKRAVAAFMVKGPFNDPRSTNLIRAMAGEIAKSLVRKPAPAPAKPKKPTA
- a CDS encoding DUF3370 domain-containing protein, whose product is MLPVLLAASPAAAPLLRPQEVRALPGRLDGVLMLNDNNPELISGPGILLSTFGGSSHLDVPLNGRFDLFSHHVYAGTPEQPDSTIWLAVVAQPRGDQPVQLSLLSGSTALSQATDGREAQAPFLPLPERMRQDGSTYAGPGSRVATELLLRQRNPDLPKRWTLAPGAPTTLLLLPIPVQGLDPLLNGRNLQLRLQASGPISVATLAAFGEGNKPPSTSALQQLLASGVLSPKEHKPTPRGALGRMVYSRVSGVQVGSTWSAVITDPGQPCLSSTSAPLSWPIASLERGTLGTAQVQTAELKAHYPGTAWAAHGNYGVAYDIRIPLCNRSKSSTELAVALESPLKTDQAIGGLRFNSSPSRSVMFRGTVELSGLDGDASRQSFHLVQRAGAQGPELGRIRLAAGGKRELRVRLIYPADATPPQVLSLLPVKQSPAPPDSLQP
- the bchI gene encoding magnesium chelatase ATPase subunit I, with protein sequence MTQARKRRVFPFTAIVGQEEMKLALLLNVIDPRIGGVMIMGDRGTGKSTTIRALADLLPEIDVVAGDPYNSSAQDPDLQSSEVRQRADQGEQLPTEKRQVPMVDLPLGATEDRLCGTIDIEKALSEGVRAFEPGLLAKANRGLLYVDEVNLLDDHLVDVLLDSAASGWNTVEREGVSVRHPARFVLIGSGNPEEGELRPQLLDRFGMSVEVRTVRDPELRVQVVDQRTAFDNDPDGFNNAVQGTQDGLQARVVEAQNRLPHVQIDDDLRVRISAICGELDVDGLRGDIVTNRAARALAAFEGRTEVTEDDVARVAACCLRHRLRKDPLEQIDSGDRVVKVFCKVFERPESSDKAAFELALAA
- the ruvC gene encoding crossover junction endodeoxyribonuclease RuvC, whose amino-acid sequence is MRILGIDPGLARVGYGVIDVEEGPGGAQTMLDCGIIRTDPGRSDGDRMVEIAKDLRVLIRTWKPQLAAVEKFFFYRSSTTISVVQARGVLMMTLARFGVPVVEFPPMQIKLALAGHGHADKDDVLDAVMRELNLDTPPRPDDAADALAVALTGWFQR